In the Malaclemys terrapin pileata isolate rMalTer1 chromosome 12, rMalTer1.hap1, whole genome shotgun sequence genome, one interval contains:
- the LOC128846773 gene encoding olfactory receptor 14C36-like, with protein sequence MSNQTTLTEFLLLGFSDVRELQILHFVVFLVIYLAALVGNLVIIMAVVFNHQLHTPMYFFLGNLSFLDICYISVTVPKSMANSLTNTRLISFSGCVAQVFLVLTLAFAEMILLVVMAYDRYVAICRPLHYRVIMNKTMCAQMASGCWISAVLYSVMHTSNTFRLSFCRSDVIGQFFCDIPQLLKISCYDTSANEILVIVCVLFFGFLFVVSIFVSYIQIFSMILRIPSAQGKYKAFSTCLPHLIVFSLFMSTTMFTYMRPKSMSSLYQDLLAAVFYSVVPPLLNPMIYSLRNKEIKDALGKMLLRIVWIKNSS encoded by the coding sequence ATGTCCAACCAAACCACCCTGACCGAGTTTCTTCTCCTGGGATTTTCTGATGTCCGGGAGCTGCAGATTCTACATTTTGTGGTATTTCTAGTCATTTACCTGGCAGCCCTGGTGGGGAATCTGGTCATCATCATGGCTGTAGTCTTCAACCACcaacttcacacccccatgtacttcttccttggAAACTTGTCCTTCCTAGATATCTGCTACATCTCTGTCACAGTCCCTAAATCCATGGCCAATTCCTTAACCAACACCAGATTGATCTCTTTCTCTGGTTGTGTTGCCCAAGTCTTTTTGGTTCTCACCTTAGCTTTTGCAGAAATGATTCTTCTCGTGGTCATGGCGTATGACCGCTATGTTGCTATCTGTCGTCCCCTACATTACAGGGTGATCATGAACAAGACAATGTGTGCCCAGATGGCATCTGGGTGCTGGATCAGTGCTGTCCTCTATTCAGTGATGCACACGAGTAACACATTTAGGTTATCTTTCTGCCGCTCTGATGTTATTGGACAGTTCTTCTGCGATATCCCACAGCTACTAAAGATCTCTTGCTACGATACATCAGCTAATGAAATTTTGGTTATtgtctgtgttttattttttggtttcctTTTTGTTGTTTCAATATTTGTATCCTATATTCAGATCTTCTCCATGATTCTAAGAATCCCTTCCGCACAGGGCAAAtacaaagccttctccacctgcctgccCCACCTGATTGTATTTTCGTTATTTATGAGCACCACAATGTTCACCTACATGAGACCAAAGTCAATGTCCTCACTGTAtcaggacctgctggctgctgtgTTTTACTCTGTGGTGCCACCACTGTTGAATCCGATGATTTATAGCCTGAGAAATAAGGAGATAAAAGATGCCCTGGGGAAAATGCTACTCAGGATAGTCTGGATCAAAAATTCATCATGA